From the Lepidochelys kempii isolate rLepKem1 chromosome 2, rLepKem1.hap2, whole genome shotgun sequence genome, one window contains:
- the LOC140905757 gene encoding uncharacterized protein isoform X1, with translation MSEESHPSKEGAGWHRELEMGCGTFSRGATNSNPGHPALKPDLLFRIERGEPPGVGVQLVSGGLERPPDPCAGYGFFKPDGLFHIEQWEERYIEAQQKLEESKIPGSACVAEHGGVNTVEQEENSESFAADLELSPVVCDLSDGSFHSRQLVSKSQQRNQTRIKMEESAGFSKCSDAVVCQLGAGPFQCAECGKRFRQKQSLITHERIHTGEKPYRCPDCGKSFSQKPNLLTHRRIHTGERPFSCTQCGKSFSQKANLIAHQRTHAGEKPPLWGGLGGKPKSPARQGDHEEKRPFVCPECGKSFTQKPNLVTHYRTHTGERPFSCAQCGKSFNQKTNLVTHYRTHTGERPYACPQCGKRFTQKTNLVTHQSTHTDVRPYPCGECQKCFKDKVSLKAHQRTHSLSQPRPCGNPEPIPLHGPPAMPLQPAGAEQESQRNPAQPVLAQKIPGSQAPCMCTDCGSSFPQKQHIPLPQQTPSAEQPFLCMQCGESCPQAALLKHQPSHARERPCESAQYGRGLSLNQHLLRHLEPCLGPGDAAHAAPGAERPFICNHCGSSFSFWPALIAHQSSHAGWQPYQLPERGKGLRPRLSLPAQQDAQVRETAWTCPECRQSFSQHSQLAKHQESHGGDRPHRCDVCGKSFGLKANLMTHQRLHTGERPFACSQCGRRFNQKGNLVTHYRTHTGERPFSCPQCGKSFSQKPNLLAHQRTHMGRRPFACAQCPKRFKGKMSLKIHQRVHIGERPPARPLSVDLMEAHAGKRYCSHSPCGKPFKEHIALQLPQRVPGGERPYACPECGKCFRQKVTLVTHLRTHTGERPFQCTQCGRSFSQKPNLLTHQRTHTGERPFACTVCGKGFSWKPNLVTHYRTHTGERPYSCSDCGKTFSQKPNLLTHRRTHSQQRPYASPSATQASPTDTPSPCAAVGTGPTCTWPAEGASATASPTAGSS, from the exons ATGTCTGAAGAGTCGCACCCATCAAAGGAGGGGGCCGGATGGCACCGCGAACTGGAGATGGGCTGTGGAACCTTTTCTCGTGGCGCCACCAATTCAAATCCAG GCCACCCAGCTCTCAAACCTGATCTCTTGTTCCGGATTGAACGAGGGGAACCCCCAGGTGTTGGGGTTCAGCTGGTCTCTGGTGGCTTAGAGCGTCCGCCAGATCCCTGCGCag GCTATGGATTTTTCAAGCCCGATGGTTTATTCCATATTGAGCAATGGGAGGAGCGATATATCGAGGCTCAGCAGAAACTGGAGGAGAGCAAGATCCCCGGAAGTGCCTGCGTAG CAGAGCATGGGGGTGTGAACACAGTGGAGCAGGAAGAGAACTCTGAGAGCTTTGCTGCAGACTTAGAGCTGTCCCCTGTGGTCTGTGACCTTTCTGATGGCTCGTTTCACAGTCGGCAGCTGGTGTCCAAGAGTCAGCAGAGAAACCAGACCAGGATCAAGATGGAGGAATCAGCCGGCTTCAGCAAGTGTTCAGATGCCGTCGTATGCCAGCTAGGGGCTGGGCCTTTCCAGTGTGCTGAGTGCGGAAAACGCTTCCGCCAGAAGCAGAGCCTCATCACGCatgagagaatccacacaggagagaagccctacAGGTGTCCAgactgcgggaagagcttcagccAGAAGCCCAACCTCCTGACTCACCGGCGgatccacaccggggagcggcccttCTCCTGCACgcagtgtgggaagagcttcagccAGAAGGCCAATCTCATTGCCCACCAGAGAACCCACGCAGGGGAGAAGCCGCCGCTGTGGGGTGGGCTTGGGGGGAAGCCAAAGTCCCCAGCACGCCAGGGAGACCATGAGGAAAAGCGGCCGTTCGTATGCCCCGAGTGCGGGAAAAGTTTCACGCAGAAACCCAACTTGGTGACTCACTACCGGACCCACACGGGCGAGCGGCCCTTCAGCTGTGCccagtgcgggaagagcttcaatCAGAAGACCAACCTGGTGACTCACTACAGGACCCACACTGGGGAGCGGCCCTACGCCTGCCCCCAGTGCGGGAAGCGCTTCACCCAGAAGACCAACCTGGTGACTCACCAGAGCACCCACACGGATGTGCGACCCTACCCGTGTGGGGAGTGCCAGAAGTGCTTCAAGGACAAGGTGTCCCTGAAAGCGCACCAGAGAACCCACAGCCTGAGCCAGCCCAGACCCTGTGGGAATCCAGAGCCAATCCCACTCCACGGTCCCCCCGCCATGCCGCTCCAGCCCGCAGGCGCTGAGCAGGAGAGTCAGCGCAATCCTGCTCAGCCGGTGCTAGCCCAGAAGATCCCCGGAAGCCAGGCACCATGTATGTGCACTGACTGCGGTAGCAGCTTCCCGCAGAAACAGCATATCCCACTGCCCCAGCAAACCCCCTCAGCAGAGCAGCCCTTCCTGTGCATGCAGTGTGGGGAAAGCTGCCCACAGGCGGCTCTTCTGAAGCACCAGCCCAGCCATGCCAGGGAGAGGCCCTGTGAGAGCGCCCAGTATGGGAGAGGCCTCAGCCTGAACCAACATCTCCTCAGACACCTGGAACCCTGCCTGGGCCCTGGTGATGCGGCGCACGCAGCCCCCGGGGCAGAGCGGCCCTTCATCTGTAACCATTGCGGAAGCAGCTTTAGCTTTTGGCCGGCTCTCATTGCCCATCAGAGCAGCCATGCAGGATGGCAGCCGTATCAGCTTCCTGAACGTGGGAAAGGCCTCAGGCCCCGGCTGTCCCTGCCAGCCCAGCAGGATGCGCAGGTGCGGGAGACAGCCTGGACGTGCCCTGAGTGCAGGCAGAGCTTCAGCCAGCACAGCCAGCTGGCAAAGCACCAGGAAAGCCACGGGGGCGACAGGCCCCATCGGTGTGACGTGTGCGGGAAGAGCTTTGGCTTGAAAGCCAACCTGATGACACACCAGCGGCTCCACACGGGCGAGCGGCCCTTTGCCTGCAGCCAGTGCGGGCGGCGCTTCAACCAGAAGGGGAACCTGGTGACTCACTACCGGACCCACACGGGTGAgcggcctttctcctgcccccagtgcGGCAAGAGCTTCAGCCAGAAGCCCAACCTCCTTGCCCACCAGAGAACCCATATGGGGCGGCGGCCCTTCGCCTGTGCCCAGTGCCCCAAACGCTTCAAGGGCAAGATGTCCCTGAAGATCCACCAGCGTGTCCACATAGGGGAGAGACCTCCCGCAAGGCCGCTGAGCGTGGATCTGATGGAGGCCCACGCTGGGAAGAGGTACTGTTCCCACTCCCCCTGTGGGAAACCCTTCAAGGAGcacatagccctgcagctcccccagcGAGTGCCCGGTGGGGAGCGGCCGTACGCCTGCCCGGAGTGTGGGAAATGCTTCCGGCAGAAGGTCACGCTGGTCACGCACCTCCGGACCCACACTGGAGAGCGGCCGTTCCAGTGTACCCAGTGTGGGAGGAGCTTCAGCCAGAAGCCCAACCTCCTCACGCACCAGCGGACGCACACTGGCGAGCGGCCCTTCGCCTGCACCGTGTGCGGGAAGGGCTTCAGCTGGAAGCCCAACCTGGTGACCCATTACCGcacccacaccggggagcggccctatAGCTGCTCCGACTGCGGGAAGACCTTCAGCCAGAAGCCCAATCTCCTCACTCACCGCAGAACGCACTCCCAGCAGAGACCGTATGCTTCCCCCAGTGCCACGCAAGCTTCCCCCACGGACACCCCTTCACCCTGCGCCGCTGTGGGGACTGGCCCCACGTGCACTTGGCCCGCAGAGGGGGCCTCGGCCACTGCGTCTCCCACGGCAGGGAGCTCCTGA
- the LOC140905757 gene encoding uncharacterized protein isoform X3: MSEESHPSKEGAGWHRELEMGCGTFSRGATNSNPGYGFFKPDGLFHIEQWEERYIEAQQKLEESKIPGSACVAEHGGVNTVEQEENSESFAADLELSPVVCDLSDGSFHSRQLVSKSQQRNQTRIKMEESAGFSKCSDAVVCQLGAGPFQCAECGKRFRQKQSLITHERIHTGEKPYRCPDCGKSFSQKPNLLTHRRIHTGERPFSCTQCGKSFSQKANLIAHQRTHAGEKPPLWGGLGGKPKSPARQGDHEEKRPFVCPECGKSFTQKPNLVTHYRTHTGERPFSCAQCGKSFNQKTNLVTHYRTHTGERPYACPQCGKRFTQKTNLVTHQSTHTDVRPYPCGECQKCFKDKVSLKAHQRTHSLSQPRPCGNPEPIPLHGPPAMPLQPAGAEQESQRNPAQPVLAQKIPGSQAPCMCTDCGSSFPQKQHIPLPQQTPSAEQPFLCMQCGESCPQAALLKHQPSHARERPCESAQYGRGLSLNQHLLRHLEPCLGPGDAAHAAPGAERPFICNHCGSSFSFWPALIAHQSSHAGWQPYQLPERGKGLRPRLSLPAQQDAQVRETAWTCPECRQSFSQHSQLAKHQESHGGDRPHRCDVCGKSFGLKANLMTHQRLHTGERPFACSQCGRRFNQKGNLVTHYRTHTGERPFSCPQCGKSFSQKPNLLAHQRTHMGRRPFACAQCPKRFKGKMSLKIHQRVHIGERPPARPLSVDLMEAHAGKRYCSHSPCGKPFKEHIALQLPQRVPGGERPYACPECGKCFRQKVTLVTHLRTHTGERPFQCTQCGRSFSQKPNLLTHQRTHTGERPFACTVCGKGFSWKPNLVTHYRTHTGERPYSCSDCGKTFSQKPNLLTHRRTHSQQRPYASPSATQASPTDTPSPCAAVGTGPTCTWPAEGASATASPTAGSS, encoded by the exons ATGTCTGAAGAGTCGCACCCATCAAAGGAGGGGGCCGGATGGCACCGCGAACTGGAGATGGGCTGTGGAACCTTTTCTCGTGGCGCCACCAATTCAAATCCAG GCTATGGATTTTTCAAGCCCGATGGTTTATTCCATATTGAGCAATGGGAGGAGCGATATATCGAGGCTCAGCAGAAACTGGAGGAGAGCAAGATCCCCGGAAGTGCCTGCGTAG CAGAGCATGGGGGTGTGAACACAGTGGAGCAGGAAGAGAACTCTGAGAGCTTTGCTGCAGACTTAGAGCTGTCCCCTGTGGTCTGTGACCTTTCTGATGGCTCGTTTCACAGTCGGCAGCTGGTGTCCAAGAGTCAGCAGAGAAACCAGACCAGGATCAAGATGGAGGAATCAGCCGGCTTCAGCAAGTGTTCAGATGCCGTCGTATGCCAGCTAGGGGCTGGGCCTTTCCAGTGTGCTGAGTGCGGAAAACGCTTCCGCCAGAAGCAGAGCCTCATCACGCatgagagaatccacacaggagagaagccctacAGGTGTCCAgactgcgggaagagcttcagccAGAAGCCCAACCTCCTGACTCACCGGCGgatccacaccggggagcggcccttCTCCTGCACgcagtgtgggaagagcttcagccAGAAGGCCAATCTCATTGCCCACCAGAGAACCCACGCAGGGGAGAAGCCGCCGCTGTGGGGTGGGCTTGGGGGGAAGCCAAAGTCCCCAGCACGCCAGGGAGACCATGAGGAAAAGCGGCCGTTCGTATGCCCCGAGTGCGGGAAAAGTTTCACGCAGAAACCCAACTTGGTGACTCACTACCGGACCCACACGGGCGAGCGGCCCTTCAGCTGTGCccagtgcgggaagagcttcaatCAGAAGACCAACCTGGTGACTCACTACAGGACCCACACTGGGGAGCGGCCCTACGCCTGCCCCCAGTGCGGGAAGCGCTTCACCCAGAAGACCAACCTGGTGACTCACCAGAGCACCCACACGGATGTGCGACCCTACCCGTGTGGGGAGTGCCAGAAGTGCTTCAAGGACAAGGTGTCCCTGAAAGCGCACCAGAGAACCCACAGCCTGAGCCAGCCCAGACCCTGTGGGAATCCAGAGCCAATCCCACTCCACGGTCCCCCCGCCATGCCGCTCCAGCCCGCAGGCGCTGAGCAGGAGAGTCAGCGCAATCCTGCTCAGCCGGTGCTAGCCCAGAAGATCCCCGGAAGCCAGGCACCATGTATGTGCACTGACTGCGGTAGCAGCTTCCCGCAGAAACAGCATATCCCACTGCCCCAGCAAACCCCCTCAGCAGAGCAGCCCTTCCTGTGCATGCAGTGTGGGGAAAGCTGCCCACAGGCGGCTCTTCTGAAGCACCAGCCCAGCCATGCCAGGGAGAGGCCCTGTGAGAGCGCCCAGTATGGGAGAGGCCTCAGCCTGAACCAACATCTCCTCAGACACCTGGAACCCTGCCTGGGCCCTGGTGATGCGGCGCACGCAGCCCCCGGGGCAGAGCGGCCCTTCATCTGTAACCATTGCGGAAGCAGCTTTAGCTTTTGGCCGGCTCTCATTGCCCATCAGAGCAGCCATGCAGGATGGCAGCCGTATCAGCTTCCTGAACGTGGGAAAGGCCTCAGGCCCCGGCTGTCCCTGCCAGCCCAGCAGGATGCGCAGGTGCGGGAGACAGCCTGGACGTGCCCTGAGTGCAGGCAGAGCTTCAGCCAGCACAGCCAGCTGGCAAAGCACCAGGAAAGCCACGGGGGCGACAGGCCCCATCGGTGTGACGTGTGCGGGAAGAGCTTTGGCTTGAAAGCCAACCTGATGACACACCAGCGGCTCCACACGGGCGAGCGGCCCTTTGCCTGCAGCCAGTGCGGGCGGCGCTTCAACCAGAAGGGGAACCTGGTGACTCACTACCGGACCCACACGGGTGAgcggcctttctcctgcccccagtgcGGCAAGAGCTTCAGCCAGAAGCCCAACCTCCTTGCCCACCAGAGAACCCATATGGGGCGGCGGCCCTTCGCCTGTGCCCAGTGCCCCAAACGCTTCAAGGGCAAGATGTCCCTGAAGATCCACCAGCGTGTCCACATAGGGGAGAGACCTCCCGCAAGGCCGCTGAGCGTGGATCTGATGGAGGCCCACGCTGGGAAGAGGTACTGTTCCCACTCCCCCTGTGGGAAACCCTTCAAGGAGcacatagccctgcagctcccccagcGAGTGCCCGGTGGGGAGCGGCCGTACGCCTGCCCGGAGTGTGGGAAATGCTTCCGGCAGAAGGTCACGCTGGTCACGCACCTCCGGACCCACACTGGAGAGCGGCCGTTCCAGTGTACCCAGTGTGGGAGGAGCTTCAGCCAGAAGCCCAACCTCCTCACGCACCAGCGGACGCACACTGGCGAGCGGCCCTTCGCCTGCACCGTGTGCGGGAAGGGCTTCAGCTGGAAGCCCAACCTGGTGACCCATTACCGcacccacaccggggagcggccctatAGCTGCTCCGACTGCGGGAAGACCTTCAGCCAGAAGCCCAATCTCCTCACTCACCGCAGAACGCACTCCCAGCAGAGACCGTATGCTTCCCCCAGTGCCACGCAAGCTTCCCCCACGGACACCCCTTCACCCTGCGCCGCTGTGGGGACTGGCCCCACGTGCACTTGGCCCGCAGAGGGGGCCTCGGCCACTGCGTCTCCCACGGCAGGGAGCTCCTGA
- the LOC140905757 gene encoding uncharacterized protein isoform X2, translating to MSEESHPSKEGAGWHRELEMGCGTFSRGATNSNPGHPALKPDLLFRIERGEPPGVGVQLVSGGLERPPDPCAGYGFFKPDGLFHIEQWEERYIEAQQKLEESKIPGSACVEHGGVNTVEQEENSESFAADLELSPVVCDLSDGSFHSRQLVSKSQQRNQTRIKMEESAGFSKCSDAVVCQLGAGPFQCAECGKRFRQKQSLITHERIHTGEKPYRCPDCGKSFSQKPNLLTHRRIHTGERPFSCTQCGKSFSQKANLIAHQRTHAGEKPPLWGGLGGKPKSPARQGDHEEKRPFVCPECGKSFTQKPNLVTHYRTHTGERPFSCAQCGKSFNQKTNLVTHYRTHTGERPYACPQCGKRFTQKTNLVTHQSTHTDVRPYPCGECQKCFKDKVSLKAHQRTHSLSQPRPCGNPEPIPLHGPPAMPLQPAGAEQESQRNPAQPVLAQKIPGSQAPCMCTDCGSSFPQKQHIPLPQQTPSAEQPFLCMQCGESCPQAALLKHQPSHARERPCESAQYGRGLSLNQHLLRHLEPCLGPGDAAHAAPGAERPFICNHCGSSFSFWPALIAHQSSHAGWQPYQLPERGKGLRPRLSLPAQQDAQVRETAWTCPECRQSFSQHSQLAKHQESHGGDRPHRCDVCGKSFGLKANLMTHQRLHTGERPFACSQCGRRFNQKGNLVTHYRTHTGERPFSCPQCGKSFSQKPNLLAHQRTHMGRRPFACAQCPKRFKGKMSLKIHQRVHIGERPPARPLSVDLMEAHAGKRYCSHSPCGKPFKEHIALQLPQRVPGGERPYACPECGKCFRQKVTLVTHLRTHTGERPFQCTQCGRSFSQKPNLLTHQRTHTGERPFACTVCGKGFSWKPNLVTHYRTHTGERPYSCSDCGKTFSQKPNLLTHRRTHSQQRPYASPSATQASPTDTPSPCAAVGTGPTCTWPAEGASATASPTAGSS from the exons ATGTCTGAAGAGTCGCACCCATCAAAGGAGGGGGCCGGATGGCACCGCGAACTGGAGATGGGCTGTGGAACCTTTTCTCGTGGCGCCACCAATTCAAATCCAG GCCACCCAGCTCTCAAACCTGATCTCTTGTTCCGGATTGAACGAGGGGAACCCCCAGGTGTTGGGGTTCAGCTGGTCTCTGGTGGCTTAGAGCGTCCGCCAGATCCCTGCGCag GCTATGGATTTTTCAAGCCCGATGGTTTATTCCATATTGAGCAATGGGAGGAGCGATATATCGAGGCTCAGCAGAAACTGGAGGAGAGCAAGATCCCCGGAAGTGCCTGCGTAG AGCATGGGGGTGTGAACACAGTGGAGCAGGAAGAGAACTCTGAGAGCTTTGCTGCAGACTTAGAGCTGTCCCCTGTGGTCTGTGACCTTTCTGATGGCTCGTTTCACAGTCGGCAGCTGGTGTCCAAGAGTCAGCAGAGAAACCAGACCAGGATCAAGATGGAGGAATCAGCCGGCTTCAGCAAGTGTTCAGATGCCGTCGTATGCCAGCTAGGGGCTGGGCCTTTCCAGTGTGCTGAGTGCGGAAAACGCTTCCGCCAGAAGCAGAGCCTCATCACGCatgagagaatccacacaggagagaagccctacAGGTGTCCAgactgcgggaagagcttcagccAGAAGCCCAACCTCCTGACTCACCGGCGgatccacaccggggagcggcccttCTCCTGCACgcagtgtgggaagagcttcagccAGAAGGCCAATCTCATTGCCCACCAGAGAACCCACGCAGGGGAGAAGCCGCCGCTGTGGGGTGGGCTTGGGGGGAAGCCAAAGTCCCCAGCACGCCAGGGAGACCATGAGGAAAAGCGGCCGTTCGTATGCCCCGAGTGCGGGAAAAGTTTCACGCAGAAACCCAACTTGGTGACTCACTACCGGACCCACACGGGCGAGCGGCCCTTCAGCTGTGCccagtgcgggaagagcttcaatCAGAAGACCAACCTGGTGACTCACTACAGGACCCACACTGGGGAGCGGCCCTACGCCTGCCCCCAGTGCGGGAAGCGCTTCACCCAGAAGACCAACCTGGTGACTCACCAGAGCACCCACACGGATGTGCGACCCTACCCGTGTGGGGAGTGCCAGAAGTGCTTCAAGGACAAGGTGTCCCTGAAAGCGCACCAGAGAACCCACAGCCTGAGCCAGCCCAGACCCTGTGGGAATCCAGAGCCAATCCCACTCCACGGTCCCCCCGCCATGCCGCTCCAGCCCGCAGGCGCTGAGCAGGAGAGTCAGCGCAATCCTGCTCAGCCGGTGCTAGCCCAGAAGATCCCCGGAAGCCAGGCACCATGTATGTGCACTGACTGCGGTAGCAGCTTCCCGCAGAAACAGCATATCCCACTGCCCCAGCAAACCCCCTCAGCAGAGCAGCCCTTCCTGTGCATGCAGTGTGGGGAAAGCTGCCCACAGGCGGCTCTTCTGAAGCACCAGCCCAGCCATGCCAGGGAGAGGCCCTGTGAGAGCGCCCAGTATGGGAGAGGCCTCAGCCTGAACCAACATCTCCTCAGACACCTGGAACCCTGCCTGGGCCCTGGTGATGCGGCGCACGCAGCCCCCGGGGCAGAGCGGCCCTTCATCTGTAACCATTGCGGAAGCAGCTTTAGCTTTTGGCCGGCTCTCATTGCCCATCAGAGCAGCCATGCAGGATGGCAGCCGTATCAGCTTCCTGAACGTGGGAAAGGCCTCAGGCCCCGGCTGTCCCTGCCAGCCCAGCAGGATGCGCAGGTGCGGGAGACAGCCTGGACGTGCCCTGAGTGCAGGCAGAGCTTCAGCCAGCACAGCCAGCTGGCAAAGCACCAGGAAAGCCACGGGGGCGACAGGCCCCATCGGTGTGACGTGTGCGGGAAGAGCTTTGGCTTGAAAGCCAACCTGATGACACACCAGCGGCTCCACACGGGCGAGCGGCCCTTTGCCTGCAGCCAGTGCGGGCGGCGCTTCAACCAGAAGGGGAACCTGGTGACTCACTACCGGACCCACACGGGTGAgcggcctttctcctgcccccagtgcGGCAAGAGCTTCAGCCAGAAGCCCAACCTCCTTGCCCACCAGAGAACCCATATGGGGCGGCGGCCCTTCGCCTGTGCCCAGTGCCCCAAACGCTTCAAGGGCAAGATGTCCCTGAAGATCCACCAGCGTGTCCACATAGGGGAGAGACCTCCCGCAAGGCCGCTGAGCGTGGATCTGATGGAGGCCCACGCTGGGAAGAGGTACTGTTCCCACTCCCCCTGTGGGAAACCCTTCAAGGAGcacatagccctgcagctcccccagcGAGTGCCCGGTGGGGAGCGGCCGTACGCCTGCCCGGAGTGTGGGAAATGCTTCCGGCAGAAGGTCACGCTGGTCACGCACCTCCGGACCCACACTGGAGAGCGGCCGTTCCAGTGTACCCAGTGTGGGAGGAGCTTCAGCCAGAAGCCCAACCTCCTCACGCACCAGCGGACGCACACTGGCGAGCGGCCCTTCGCCTGCACCGTGTGCGGGAAGGGCTTCAGCTGGAAGCCCAACCTGGTGACCCATTACCGcacccacaccggggagcggccctatAGCTGCTCCGACTGCGGGAAGACCTTCAGCCAGAAGCCCAATCTCCTCACTCACCGCAGAACGCACTCCCAGCAGAGACCGTATGCTTCCCCCAGTGCCACGCAAGCTTCCCCCACGGACACCCCTTCACCCTGCGCCGCTGTGGGGACTGGCCCCACGTGCACTTGGCCCGCAGAGGGGGCCTCGGCCACTGCGTCTCCCACGGCAGGGAGCTCCTGA